From the Trifolium pratense cultivar HEN17-A07 linkage group LG4, ARS_RC_1.1, whole genome shotgun sequence genome, the window CaggttttataaattttttggcTCCGTCACTGAATATTAGTATGTTACTCGATAGTTGTTATTCATATCCTTTTTCTCCTTTGCAAGAGTTTGAACTTTTAATTAATCCATAGCtcaaactaatatatttatacAGAACCATGTATGTATACCTACAAATTTGTAAGCAATTTTTGGAAACAGGATTTACTGCAGTAATTTTTTCACGCAGTGTTAAATTAAGACCGTCCGATCTAATCTGAATGATTCAGATTGATTTGGACTGATTTTGTATAAATGCAATATGACCCGACCGATTTGAAATGGACGAACGAGATCTAAAACAACGTGTATCTTTATGATTTACAATTGCAGGGCATCTTGATCTCAATTTTTGTATACTTCCAAAGGACCGAAGAAGTTTTGTGTAATATAAGTTATCGCATGACATAAGATAATGTGGTTTGTTAACAAAAACCCGTGGCCCTAATTGCATAGACGGTTTCATGTGACTAGTTTATATATGACTATTATTTGTGTTGTGTCACTGGTTGTTGAACTTTGAGAATGATGATATTATAATAAcgttggagaaaaaaaaaacaattcacTTTGGAAAATAGGTTTCCTTGTGACTGCATGATACAGTTATAACGATAAATTGTCTGATTTAAATTATCAAATGAGATTATTTAACTTTGTGTATAGTTTGAATCATTCGATTTAAAATTAATGGCCGAAAAAGATAGATAGTTATTCTTGTTATGATTGTGGGCTCTAACCGCTTTCATTGTACACGGGTTGGAGTACCCTTATACAGTTGTACTCCCATTAATAAATTGTTTTcgcttgtaaaaaaaataacggTAAGAAACTATGTGATTTTGCTATAATAGAAAATTTTGATCCTCCATTGTTGCACTTAGcaaagttttatttattttttatatgtttcatTTACATAAAGTAATCTCAAATTTTTGAAACATTATTAAAGACTAAATACAAATATTTGTATCGTGTGAGCATAGTTCAGTTGACAGACTTATTACATAAAATATGTAAGGATCGAGGTTTAAGTCCTTATActctcacttattcacattCAAATCTCTTTCTCAGATTATTGAAACTTTGATTAGTCGTGCTGTTaaaatttaacttctttttttgtacaaaaaatttAACTCATTCTAGTAGATTTAAATCTCATTTATTCCCTTGcaaagtttatccaaacaattaTTCAAATATGTGGACTGTGGTATGCTTCTCCAAAATGAAAGGGACACCTATAAGTGACCACATTTCATAAATAAACTATAAGTGACCACAGCcaattttttagaatatatatcaTCGTTATTCATTAGTACTAGTATTAGTATACGTCCACATGAAGAAGAGCCACAATTTctcataaaagaaaagaaagaagtagAGCCAcaatttcttatatttattcaaatacaacaaatgaaatgaatattgattatttaaaaaatataaatttttccgtacttaaatattgatattttcaaacatttacaaataatttaaaataatatactcAAGATAATTATAAATGAACGAAAGGTAGACGAACAACGAGTTGTCCCgctaaatttttatgtatagcAAAATCAATCAAACGAAAAACTACATTCGTAGACCTAAATGATATAACATaattatgtatgattttttgaATTCTTTTCATAAGATTCACACTCACTGATGCAAGAAAGTCAAAAGTgtcaaatacaaataatataaaatacatagATCGTCAGAACATATTTTCTTATATGTGATTATTTTACTTGAAGCAGCTCTAAGAACTGTCTTTTACATTGTTCTGCAAGACACTTTCACCTAAATTCGAATGCAGAAATTTTACAATTGTACAAATTTTAAATGGTATTTATCACTTTATATATGTGAATGAAAAAAACCACAAGCACAAAAGACATAAAGTATTCATGTGTGACCTGCCACCCAAAATCTGCCTGGATCTCTAACCAGTGGCCTTTCGCCAGAGTAGAATGACGATGAAATATTACGAAAGATACCAAAAAATTGGCTcacaaatataattaattaaaaatgatatagaaccatttgattttattaattaatgttatcTAGACAAGTCATTGAGACTAATCAAGTTACTAAACTAATGTGCATTAGGTATAATACGATTAATCTAATAATTTaccaaatatatttaaattgtttcatttgCTTTTGATCTAACAACTTATTAATCTATTGCACAAAGATAAAGCTTAAATTTTATAGTCCACCTGTGAAAATGAATGCGGCTATTATAATGATGGTATTTCAATTGTATTAATTTAGACTTAATCATTGTCTCATCGAtgaagataaaaacaaaacatagatACAAATGAGAAGAATATATGGCCATTAACTACTTAAATTTAATGTCTTAGTTATACATGAATCTATTTTAGtttatagtttttaattttcacCATCAGTATTCGGTTCACTGGACCACCTAATCTGAATGCGGGGAATCAAAAGTCAATCACTACTAAACCAATTAACGatgaatttattttagtttagaTGTAAAGTATACTTAAAGCAAACAATCTGTTATAATCATCCtatcatcataatcatcataATAAATTGTGTGTGCTTTATTTCATCCCATATATGAAAAATGACAAAAACCAGATATTACTTTCGGCACCTCACATAGTGGCCGCCTACAATAAGAAATATTAGCTTTACCTGTGTGCTGATTtctcaattaaattttaatcgCTAAATTTACATCATCTTTTCTTTATACTCTCTTATATTTGATGATTAAAATGTAACAATGGAAAAAATAAGAGAATTCAAATGGAGAAAATTCATTCTCAAATCCCTATCAATACGTATGCAATGCAAGCACGACTGTATTTAATGACACGTGTCAATTTAGAGCCACAAGCTACTTTGACAATAAGCACCGCCCAACATAATAAACCTAGCTAATACACATGTGGAATATATGGACCAGCATTTCTATATTTCTGTATTATTATTACACCCTTCCACTTTTTCCAAACAAAAATTTCGGTccatttaaatattaatattattgcatgtacccaaaaaaaaatattaatattattgcttGTGGTTTACTTATTGCGATCGAACtttgaataattaaaacttCATTTCTCTGATAATTCGAGAAGTAATACAAAAAAATAGTGCAGTTTAAAATATTGATCGttgatttaaataaaatttaagatgatGTTTAGCTTAATGCTgatatgattaaaaaatattcatttaatataaattaatatgaaaatatgctataaatttaaatttaaattttatctaTGGATATTAGTTCACAATACTAAActccaaaatatcaaaacattcacttttaattaaattctcAAACTTTCACAATGTTAATTactttagttttgttttttttttactaaataatcACTTTAGTCTTAATAGTCACGTTAATGTttctttttactaaattaaCGACAAATCGAGAGAGCATAATAATAGATGTAAATATATCTCAACTATATTGACATGTTTGTACTCATCATACAAATAAGCTAactctcaaatatataaaaaagagaaaaaagataCAAGAAAATTTGGAATGACTAAACTAATATCCAAGTGGGAGCTAACAACTATAAGTgtctaattaaatttttttacatgTATAACCCGTAGGAAAAATTAGGTGAAGGAAAAAAGTGCATTGCTCCAAAAGagataaacaaaatatatattctgGCAAACCAAATCTATTTTTAGTGAAAGTATATATGacttatattattatgaatTGTGTCCAATCATTGAGAGTCTTGAATTTGTAATCCACGAGTAGCAATACCATCAACACATTGATTGTTTTATCTATAAATATGTGagataataaaaaatgtatgttttgtgaactcAACACAATTTAACTAAGATTACGATGATTCTAAGGAATCATGGACGGATCCTTAAAAGCAAGCATGACTAGAGTATAATTAGTCTCTACTAATTAGCAGTTAATATTATTCACGTTACATTCTAAAGTGAATCGTCAATCGGTAGTTGGTCAAGTGGTgcattgacgctgaacttggtagggaggatcacacTTCGATCTCCTGCAACTATGATGGGGGGTTGGAATCATTTGTGTCAgtactgaccccgaaccagattaagcgGTCCAATGTGCCAAATCttagtggtgaaaaaaaaaacgaatcaCTCACTTTTGTTAAGTAGTCCAGTGACCGAAAGTTCCGCTCTTAAGATGAATAGATGAGGCGTCTGGAGTTCAAACTTCGGCCCTTACATATATAATGAGATTTTTTTACCAACTGAATTAAGCTCACATGACTAAATCACTCACTTTAAACGAGTTAGATTCAATTCTAACAacaaaatactccctccattccaAAATGTAAGTCAGTTTGATCAAATTACGCAAATTAAGAAATGTGATTAATGTTGTagggaaaagagaaattatgagttagtttacaaaattgttcTTCATTAATGGTAtaagaaagataaattgaataattgaaagaagacagagtaataaataattaagggtataatagaaaaaataacattaaatgctttattggtaatgtaaagtgacttataatttggtacaattttttttctcaaagtgacTTACATTTTAAAACGGATGGAGTAATAATTTACCAATTTAATTAAGTTTGCATGACTAAATCACTCCCTTCAGAGGAGATAAATTCAATTTTCACAAGGTAACTTGATTAaactagttgagttaagaaTTAAGGAGCAGGAATTCAGGACTCAAatcctgtaaaaaaaaactaaataagattgtaatactaacaacttacgttccttataaaaaaaattctgacAACACGCTCCAGTATTGCGCGGAACATGGGTAGGTCTTACCCAAAGTAGTTAGAATCACGCCAGCTAGGATAACCCCCTAAAATGGTCCCTATccacaaaaacattaaaaaactcAACATAATACGCAAACTAGGACCCACACACACTTCCATTAACTCAAACCAATTCTCACGTTATAAATCCGCTTCTTATCTCTTCACTCACATCACTCACAAAcccaacacaacacaacacaacaacaatcTAGAACTAGCAAAAAGAACATGGAAGCTAAGGAACAGGATGTGTCTTTGGGAGCCAACAAATTCCCAGAAAGACAGCCACTTGGTATAGCAGCTCAAAGCCAAGACGAGCCAAAAGACTATCAGGAGCCACCTCCGGCGCCGTTTTTTGAGCCGTCGGAGCTGACTTCATGGTCTTTTTATAGAGCTGGAATAGCTGAGTTTATTgctacttttctttttctttatataaCGGTTTTAACTGTTATGGGTGTTGTTAGAGCTGATTCCAAATGTAAGACTGTTGGAATTCAAGGAATTGCTTGGGCTTTTGGTGGCATGATCTTTGCTCTTGTTTATTGTACTGCTGGAATCTCTGGTATATTTCTTAgctaactattttttattatgcttTCACCTAAGTTTAATCTGATTAGAGGACTAGTTCTATCATAATTGTTTTCAAGTCTCTTTCGatcaaataacaataaaattaataataaaggttaaatatgttttttttctctaatttataatttttatggttattCATAATTTCTtatcaattttgattttaattttttaatagagactaaaatggaataaaatttatgtaaaaaattatcttaagaaattttaattttataggaattaaattaaatatatttaattaagttgatgatagtaatagtaataagaAATTCATAGTATATATAGTAGTAGTTTATTGTGGAATTGAGATAAGCTCACATAGAGCTAAACACAAAGAATAACATAAACTATGTGGTAGTGACAACACTAACACGCCTAACATGATAATGACatatttccttcaaaaaaatgataatgacatattaataataaaaataaataaattgaaggataaatattcataataatttggtaaaataaaaggaattaaATGTAATTATATGTGTACCAATATGTACTTAGGACCTGGGAATTTCAAGTTGGAACTCGGGTATTTGCACTTGATGGCTATCAAGTGTCTAGTAACTTTTTATCTTTAAATATAAGACACTTTTATAATCGactaaggaaaatgttaacaaatGTCATAAGAAAGTAAGAAACAATTGTAAATATAGTAAAACTATCTTAAAATTTATGTTATCTTAAAATTTATGTAGTCAACTTCGAAATATTCAAAATATGAGATACTAATTAAGGATGCACTAATTAACTAGTATCTCGGGaagacactagttagcatgactcATAATTAAGTTAACGGTCCGAAATATGCACttaaatgcatctaatgttagTTTGGTCTTTGAATCTAGCTTTTATTAGTCAATTTTGGTCTAAAATGATTTAGTCTTCATATGTACAAGTTAGTCAATTTGTTCCATAAATTTTCTAACAAGACTAAAATTATGTGTGATGCAGGGGGTCACATAAATCCAGCGGTGACATTTGGACTATTTTTGGCAAGGAAGTTGTCCTTGACAAGGGCACTATTCTACATGGTGATGCAAGTGTTAGGTGCTATTTGTGGTGCTGGTGTAGTGAAAGGTTTTGAAGGTAAACAAAGATATGGAGATCTAAACGGTG encodes:
- the LOC123920452 gene encoding probable aquaporin PIP-type 7a — translated: MEAKEQDVSLGANKFPERQPLGIAAQSQDEPKDYQEPPPAPFFEPSELTSWSFYRAGIAEFIATFLFLYITVLTVMGVVRADSKCKTVGIQGIAWAFGGMIFALVYCTAGISGGHINPAVTFGLFLARKLSLTRALFYMVMQVLGAICGAGVVKGFEGKQRYGDLNGGANFVAPGYTKGDGLGAEIVGTFILVYTVFSATDAKRSARDSHVPILAPLPIGFAVFLVHLATIPITGTGINPARSLGAAIIFNKDIGWNDHWIFWVGPFIGAALAALYHQVVIRAIPFKSK